CTGCAGGACTTCCAGCTCCCTCTATGACCAGAAGATCGTACCTAGACTCCAGGTCTCTGTAGCACTCCTCTACGGCAGACTTGAACTCTGATTTCTCACTGTAGTATCTTCTAGCCTCGTAGTCTCTATACTCTGCTCCTTTTAGTATGAGCGTGCTGCCTGTGTCTGTTTTAGGCACCAGGAGCACCGGATTCATACTGTACTCCGGCTTCGCCTTGGCACTTTCGGCCTGCACAACTTGAGACCCTGCTATATATGATCCATCCTCTAATTTCACTTTGTTTCTAGTCATGTTCTGGGACTTAAAGGGCGATACGCTGATCCCCCTGTTGGCATAGATTCTGCAGAGCGAAGTCGTAACTATGCTCTTTCCCGCACTCGATGAAGTTCCCTGTATCATTATATTTCTGGCCAAAATTCTTCCTCCCCGCTTAAAATTTCAAGGCATTACAGGGCCTGACGCTCTGTAATGCCTTCTCTCTTTTAACTGCTATTGATGTTTAACTACATTTCTTGGCTTTCCTTCTGTAAAAGCCTGTATGTTCTTTATTATCTCCCCGACAAGCCTCTCTCTAGACTCGATGCTTCCCCAAGCTATATGAGGCGTGAGCACAAGCTTTTCCATATTCCTCACGCGATAAAGCGGGCTCTGCTCAGTAAGCGGCTCAACTTCAAACACGTCAAGACAGGCACCACCTATGTATCCACGGTTCAGGGCTTCTGCCAAGTCACTCTCTTTGACTATCGGACCTCTGGCCACATTTATGAGTATAGAAGTAGACTTCATCTTCTTTAGATTCTCTATATTTATAAGGTGCTCTGTATCACCGTTAAGCGGCGCATGTATCGAGACTATATCGCTGTTAGAAAGCAATTCGTCTAGTTCTAGTCTTCTGTAAGGCGTCTCTCTGTCTCTTCCGCTTGCAGAATAATAGGAGACTTCCGCCCCAAATGCAGTCGCCACTTCCGCCACCTTAGAGCCTATGTTTCCAAGCCCTATTATACCCCAACTTTTGCCTTCAAGTTCTGGAAAAGGACTCTTCAGATTGGTGAAGTTTCCGCTTGCGCCGTACTTTCCTGATTTCACAAATCTGTCTTGAATATCTATCCTACTGAACATGTGGAAAAGCATTGAAAAAGTATGCTGGACAACACTAGGTGTCGAGTAGCCTGCAACATTGCATACAGTTATGCCTCTTTCGAGTGTATAGTCTATATCCACGTTGTTGTATCCAGTGGCCGTAAGGCATATCAGCTTCAAGTTTTTCAAGTTCTTCAGGTTTTCCCTGTTCAGTCTCACCTTGTTTGTGACCAGGACTTCCTTGTCCGCAAGTCTAGTTCCAACCTCAGCTTCGCGTATATTCTGAAAGTACTCAACTTCTCCAAACTGCTCTAGTCCACTGAGATTCATATCTTCTCCAAGCGTCCTTCTATCTAACACAGCTATTTTCATAAAAATTCCCCCTGTTTCAATGCCCTCTAGGATTTTTCCTGACTATCTCTACAGCTTTAACTATCTCCTGTATTATGCTGAGCTTAAACTGAGGCTCTAGCATCTTGACCTTGTTGTAGGCCTCTCC
This Andreesenia angusta DNA region includes the following protein-coding sequences:
- a CDS encoding D-2-hydroxyacid dehydrogenase, with protein sequence MKIAVLDRRTLGEDMNLSGLEQFGEVEYFQNIREAEVGTRLADKEVLVTNKVRLNRENLKNLKNLKLICLTATGYNNVDIDYTLERGITVCNVAGYSTPSVVQHTFSMLFHMFSRIDIQDRFVKSGKYGASGNFTNLKSPFPELEGKSWGIIGLGNIGSKVAEVATAFGAEVSYYSASGRDRETPYRRLELDELLSNSDIVSIHAPLNGDTEHLINIENLKKMKSTSILINVARGPIVKESDLAEALNRGYIGGACLDVFEVEPLTEQSPLYRVRNMEKLVLTPHIAWGSIESRERLVGEIIKNIQAFTEGKPRNVVKHQ